The Lichenihabitans psoromatis genome contains a region encoding:
- a CDS encoding TIM barrel protein, whose amino-acid sequence MTFKLSLSTNPFVNRFAEPEDLVAVLARDVGIGSVQLTHEFINPSWPAALIARLTARMAKACAAERLHITSMMTGPYGRLNHFGHPDADVRAYYVDWFKQLADIAADLGCPAIGTQYAILTYRDFDDVARRKLVLDAALDCWRQVAEHAARRGLTYLFWEPMSVAREFGHTLAETQRLQDEIDAAKLPIPLKPMVDIDHGDISSADPSDTDPYRWAEDFAAQSPIIHIKQSSMNKGGHWPFTEAYNRDGRITPERLIAAVRSGGGTDNELCLELAFREREPADRAVVSSMAESVAFWAPFVDVGR is encoded by the coding sequence ATCACGTTCAAACTCTCGCTTAGCACCAATCCGTTCGTCAATCGCTTTGCCGAACCGGAGGATCTCGTCGCGGTTCTGGCGCGCGACGTCGGCATCGGCTCCGTGCAACTCACGCATGAGTTCATCAATCCGAGTTGGCCAGCTGCGCTGATCGCAAGGCTGACGGCCAGGATGGCGAAGGCTTGCGCGGCCGAGCGGCTGCACATCACGTCGATGATGACCGGCCCTTATGGGCGCTTGAACCATTTCGGGCATCCCGATGCCGACGTGCGCGCCTATTACGTCGACTGGTTCAAGCAACTGGCCGATATCGCAGCCGATCTCGGTTGCCCGGCCATCGGCACTCAATATGCCATTCTGACCTATCGCGACTTCGACGACGTCGCGCGCCGCAAACTCGTGCTGGATGCGGCGCTGGATTGTTGGCGACAGGTGGCGGAGCATGCGGCTCGGCGCGGGCTGACCTACCTGTTTTGGGAGCCGATGTCGGTTGCGCGTGAATTCGGTCATACCCTGGCCGAGACGCAACGCCTGCAAGACGAGATTGACGCGGCCAAGCTGCCGATCCCGCTGAAACCGATGGTCGATATCGACCATGGCGACATCTCATCCGCAGATCCGTCCGATACGGACCCATACCGCTGGGCGGAGGATTTCGCGGCTCAGTCACCCATCATCCACATCAAGCAGAGTTCCATGAACAAGGGCGGCCATTGGCCGTTCACGGAGGCCTATAATCGAGACGGCAGGATCACGCCGGAGCGTCTGATCGCTGCCGTGCGGTCGGGTGGGGGCACCGACAACGAGCTCTGTCTCGAACTGGCCTTTCGGGAGCGTGAGCCGGCCGACCGCGCCGTCGTGAGCAGTATGGCAGAGTCTGTTGCGTTCTGGGCGCCGTTCGTGGATGTCGGGCGCTGA
- a CDS encoding TetR/AcrR family transcriptional regulator, protein MVVKRIQGRPVRGEGDVGRGKLIEAARSLLRAPSATDISRKAVAEAAGVTPALVSYYFRDKESLLAAATQPVIDARITQLKTIMATASDATTTLRALVILFIDSNRQDHQIIEHHLRTSWNRNDASLRSDATVAAYDSIVRFFNDGADAGAWSRFDVRFFIIALWGLCRGAAQTLGPGEPISALAMEERADFVMNLVLHGITSSGSNPIAKPKAD, encoded by the coding sequence ATGGTGGTCAAGCGAATTCAGGGGCGCCCTGTGCGGGGCGAAGGGGATGTTGGCCGAGGCAAGCTGATCGAAGCTGCCCGGTCGCTTCTTAGAGCGCCGAGCGCCACGGATATATCCCGCAAAGCGGTGGCCGAAGCGGCTGGCGTCACGCCGGCTCTCGTCAGCTATTATTTCCGCGACAAGGAAAGCCTGCTGGCAGCCGCCACTCAACCGGTGATCGACGCGCGGATCACGCAACTCAAAACCATTATGGCGACGGCGAGCGACGCGACCACCACGCTGCGAGCCCTCGTGATCCTCTTCATCGACAGCAATCGACAAGATCATCAGATTATCGAACACCATCTGCGGACGTCGTGGAACCGGAACGACGCGTCCCTGAGAAGCGACGCGACGGTCGCGGCTTACGATTCCATCGTGCGGTTTTTCAACGACGGTGCCGACGCCGGCGCATGGAGCCGTTTTGATGTCCGGTTCTTCATCATCGCTCTCTGGGGCTTGTGTCGTGGCGCCGCTCAAACCCTCGGACCAGGGGAGCCGATCTCGGCGCTTGCCATGGAAGAACGGGCAGACTTCGTCATGAACTTGGTTCTGCATGGCATTACGTCGTCAGGATCAAATCCTATTGCAAAGCCTAAAGCCGATTAG
- a CDS encoding RpiB/LacA/LacB family sugar-phosphate isomerase, which yields MKLVIGADSAGHPLLEVIAKHLATKPDLQVTDYSVSKESAPEFYAHTAERAALAIAAGTFDRGILFCGTGIGVSISANKVPGIRAALTHDTYSAERAAKSNNAQIITLGARVVGPELAKAIVDSWLASDFDAQGSSAGNVAAIDGLDHKYSKPTG from the coding sequence ATGAAGCTTGTGATCGGGGCCGATAGCGCCGGACATCCTCTGCTCGAGGTGATTGCCAAACATCTCGCCACGAAACCGGATCTGCAGGTCACCGATTATTCGGTTTCGAAGGAGAGTGCGCCGGAGTTCTATGCCCATACGGCTGAACGCGCGGCCCTGGCGATTGCGGCCGGTACGTTCGATCGCGGTATTCTCTTTTGTGGCACCGGCATCGGCGTCAGCATTTCGGCCAACAAGGTTCCGGGCATCCGCGCCGCCTTGACCCATGACACCTACTCAGCGGAGCGGGCCGCGAAGAGCAACAATGCCCAGATCATCACGCTCGGCGCTCGGGTGGTCGGTCCGGAACTCGCGAAGGCCATCGTGGATAGCTGGCTCGCTTCAGACTTCGACGCTCAGGGGTCGTCCGCCGGCAATGTCGCGGCCATCGATGGTCTCGATCACAAATATTCCAAACCAACCGGCTAA
- a CDS encoding triose-phosphate isomerase produces the protein MAAKRPWIGTSFKMNKIRAEARDFARALVASPLIETANARLFVIPPFTSIADVADLLARTPVTVGAQNMHWAEAGAWTGEVSAAMILDCGARLVEIGHSERRTFFGETDETVAKKTASAVRHGLLALVCIGETRDAYDAGQTAAVLERQVRAALSLVGPESRNAIVFAYEPVWSIGEGGIPADPDFADEQHRLIKALTTAIMGETLDVVYGGSVNPDNCRKLAGKPHIDGLFIGRSAWAASGYLGIVDAVTTSLRAGF, from the coding sequence ATGGCGGCCAAGCGACCGTGGATCGGCACCAGCTTCAAGATGAACAAGATCCGGGCCGAAGCCCGTGACTTCGCCCGCGCGCTGGTCGCAAGCCCTCTGATCGAGACAGCCAACGCCAGGCTCTTCGTGATCCCGCCTTTTACATCGATCGCCGATGTCGCCGATCTTCTTGCAAGGACGCCCGTTACGGTCGGGGCGCAGAACATGCATTGGGCTGAAGCGGGAGCCTGGACCGGCGAGGTGTCGGCCGCCATGATCCTGGATTGCGGCGCGCGCCTCGTCGAGATCGGCCATAGCGAGCGGCGCACTTTCTTCGGCGAGACGGACGAGACCGTGGCGAAGAAAACCGCGTCGGCGGTTCGGCATGGTCTTCTGGCCCTGGTGTGTATCGGCGAAACGCGAGACGCCTACGACGCAGGGCAAACAGCAGCGGTGCTCGAACGTCAGGTTCGCGCGGCGCTGTCGCTGGTTGGACCGGAGAGCCGAAACGCCATCGTCTTCGCCTATGAGCCGGTCTGGTCTATCGGAGAGGGCGGCATACCGGCCGATCCGGATTTCGCCGACGAACAGCATCGCCTAATCAAAGCGCTCACGACCGCGATCATGGGGGAGACGCTCGATGTCGTTTACGGCGGGAGCGTCAATCCAGACAATTGCCGCAAGCTTGCTGGCAAGCCGCATATCGACGGGTTGTTCATCGGCCGCTCGGCCTGGGCCGCGAGCGGCTATCTTGGGATCGTCGATGCCGTGACGACCAGCCTGCGAGCGGGTTTTTAG
- a CDS encoding xanthine dehydrogenase family protein molybdopterin-binding subunit produces the protein MNMNNPVGQTPLDQAGGVIGKSLDRVDGPLKVVGAATYAAEYKDVGGKMSYGFLVQATIATGRMSAIDTAAAEKAPGVLLVMTHQNVPAQGPKTSTSAPQLASDKILFFGQPIALVVAETFEQARAAAFMVKPTYDAKPGTFDLAAGRSDAVVPKPNNGSKPDSALGDFAGAFGEAAVTVDVTYTTPPQAHAMMEPHATIAVWNGDQLTLYTANQMLSRGLETVSSTLNMPKDKVRLLSRYVGGGFGAKLQVQSDAILAALAAKMLDRPVKLVLTRPQVFHVTTHRTDTIQRLRLGAKADGTMVAIGHESWSNNTPGEAFYETAANATRSIYAAPNRMTAHRLATLDLPVSASMRAPGEAVGLLALECAMDELAVALKMDPIALRIINEPTEDPEKKIPFSSRSLVPCMQKGADLFGWSKRNVTPASVRDGHWLVGMGMSAAIRGNPMLPAKARVLLDHDGVATVQTSMTDIGTGSYTILGQIAADMLGLPIDKVRVELGDTAFPAAPGSGGSFGANSAGAAVYDACETMRNLLAQRAKLDASMAVFSGGTIQAGGQSQTLADLVGPTGLVADGAADPGDSRKKYSQDSYGAHFAEVGVDMDTGEIRLRRMLGVFTAGRILNAKTARSQAIGGMTFGVGAALVEDLVIDKRYGTFMNNNLAEYHVPVHADIPQIEAVFLPELDDKSSPMKSKGIGELGICGAGAAVANAVFNATGIRIRDYPLTLDKVLAGWDADDKVQQRSSTSPALMPG, from the coding sequence ATCAACATGAACAACCCGGTCGGTCAGACGCCTCTCGATCAGGCAGGCGGGGTCATCGGAAAATCGCTCGATCGTGTCGACGGCCCCCTTAAGGTCGTCGGCGCGGCGACCTATGCGGCTGAATATAAGGATGTCGGCGGCAAGATGTCTTATGGCTTCTTGGTTCAAGCCACGATCGCAACCGGCCGGATGAGTGCGATCGATACGGCAGCAGCCGAAAAGGCGCCGGGCGTCTTGCTCGTCATGACGCATCAGAACGTGCCCGCGCAGGGCCCGAAAACATCGACTAGCGCACCCCAACTCGCCAGTGACAAGATCTTGTTCTTCGGCCAACCGATTGCCCTCGTTGTCGCCGAGACGTTCGAGCAAGCACGCGCGGCGGCCTTCATGGTCAAGCCGACCTACGACGCCAAGCCCGGGACCTTCGACCTTGCGGCGGGGCGCAGCGACGCTGTCGTGCCGAAGCCAAACAATGGCAGCAAGCCCGATTCTGCTCTGGGTGACTTTGCCGGCGCTTTCGGCGAAGCGGCCGTGACGGTCGACGTGACCTATACGACGCCGCCGCAAGCCCATGCGATGATGGAGCCCCATGCGACGATCGCGGTGTGGAACGGCGACCAACTCACGCTTTACACGGCCAATCAGATGCTGAGCCGCGGCCTCGAAACGGTATCGTCGACGCTCAACATGCCGAAAGACAAGGTCAGGCTTCTGAGCCGTTACGTCGGGGGCGGTTTCGGGGCGAAGCTGCAGGTTCAATCCGACGCGATTCTGGCGGCGCTGGCAGCCAAGATGCTCGATCGGCCCGTGAAGCTGGTGCTGACCCGGCCTCAGGTGTTCCACGTCACGACGCATCGGACCGATACGATCCAGCGTCTGCGCCTTGGGGCAAAGGCGGATGGGACGATGGTGGCGATCGGCCATGAGTCCTGGTCCAACAACACGCCCGGCGAAGCTTTCTACGAGACCGCAGCAAATGCGACCCGCAGCATTTACGCGGCACCAAACCGGATGACGGCGCATCGGTTGGCGACGCTGGATCTGCCGGTATCGGCCTCTATGCGCGCACCGGGCGAAGCCGTCGGACTTCTGGCGCTGGAATGCGCCATGGACGAACTCGCAGTCGCGCTCAAGATGGATCCGATCGCTCTCCGCATCATCAACGAGCCGACCGAAGACCCAGAAAAGAAAATTCCGTTCTCCAGTCGTTCGCTTGTGCCCTGCATGCAGAAGGGCGCTGACCTGTTCGGCTGGTCGAAGCGGAACGTGACGCCCGCCTCGGTTCGGGATGGCCACTGGTTGGTCGGTATGGGGATGTCTGCGGCTATCCGCGGCAATCCGATGCTGCCCGCCAAGGCCCGGGTTCTTCTCGACCATGACGGCGTCGCGACGGTGCAGACCTCGATGACCGATATCGGCACAGGCTCCTACACGATCCTTGGACAGATCGCAGCCGATATGTTGGGCTTACCGATCGATAAGGTCCGGGTCGAACTCGGCGATACGGCGTTCCCGGCAGCCCCCGGCTCGGGCGGTTCGTTCGGCGCAAACTCGGCGGGCGCGGCGGTCTACGACGCTTGCGAGACGATGCGAAACCTGCTGGCGCAGCGCGCCAAGCTTGACGCGTCGATGGCGGTCTTCTCGGGTGGCACGATCCAAGCGGGCGGGCAGTCACAAACCTTGGCCGACCTTGTCGGGCCCACAGGATTGGTCGCCGACGGTGCGGCCGACCCGGGCGACTCGCGGAAGAAATACTCACAGGATTCCTACGGCGCGCATTTCGCCGAGGTCGGCGTCGACATGGATACGGGCGAGATCCGGCTTCGGCGGATGCTCGGCGTCTTCACAGCCGGGCGCATTCTCAACGCCAAAACGGCGCGGTCCCAGGCGATTGGCGGGATGACCTTCGGCGTGGGAGCGGCCTTGGTCGAGGATCTCGTCATCGATAAGCGCTACGGCACCTTCATGAACAATAATCTGGCCGAGTATCATGTCCCGGTCCATGCCGACATTCCACAGATCGAGGCGGTTTTCCTGCCTGAACTCGACGACAAATCCAGCCCGATGAAGAGCAAGGGCATCGGAGAACTTGGTATTTGCGGCGCCGGCGCGGCTGTTGCCAATGCGGTGTTCAACGCCACGGGCATTCGCATTCGCGACTACCCCCTGACGCTCGATAAAGTGCTGGCGGGGTGGGATGCCGACGACAAGGTCCAGCAGCGGAGCTCGACGTCGCCCGCGTTGATGCCGGGGTAA